The Lolium rigidum isolate FL_2022 chromosome 1, APGP_CSIRO_Lrig_0.1, whole genome shotgun sequence region GGCTTCTATCGTTTTTCTTTCCCATTGTTCGTACATGAATATTGCATACATCTCGTGACAAGCCAGGAGATCTCGACGCTCGCGGTTTCCTTGTCGACAAACGCACTGAAGTTCTATTCTCCAGCAACCGGGCAGTATATGGGGGAATGCACAGGACATACAGGAACTATCCATGAAATTTCCTTTTCAACTCCGTCGTCACCACAAGTAATATGCTCTTGTTCTGCTGATGGAACCATCAGAGCTTGGGACACAAGAAGCTTCAAGCAGGTTTTCTTTTCTAGTACCCCCTGATTGTTGAATATTTATGTTGGCTATAAATTAGTATCATGTGAATATGCATACTTGCAAAAGTTGTACAAACGAGATCACATGTACATAGTTTTTCAATATTATATGTATTCCAAGTCATAAGAATGTTTGTTAGTTTCTGTGCTGTTAGTTGTTTACTCTCGTGAAGTTGTGAGGCATTAATCTTGTGATGCTTGGTTTGGATCGTGTTTGGTATTAATCTTGTGATGCTATTATATTACTTGAGTTTTTCTCTGTTCCTTGGACAATTGGATAAATATTATTTTGTTAAGAGCATGAAACGACATGATGTAAAGTACAACCTGGACAGTGTCTTTGTTATTAATACTATAAATCCTTTAAATTTAGAAGACATTGTTCAATTCTAGACTACTGCTCCTATAAACTTTTTCCGCATTAACATAGAAATATCCGCAATGCAGAGTGTTTATTTATATTGTGATTAGTTTTTGTGTACTTCTGCTACTGGACATAATCAAGCAGCTATTCACTAGGTCTTCAtggattttttgacatttcattcACTGGCATGCTTTTGGTCTATTACATTCAGTGTACTACTCATATAACTAGGTCTTCagcaatttgcaaattactacggTGGGATTTAATATGTCTGTTTCTCTAAATTGGAACTTTACTGATCTATGACTGTCTGCCAGATATCTTTGCTAAATGGCGGTGCCTCTCGCGAAATGTTTAgcttttcctttggtggatcaagTGGTAACCTACTTGCTTCTGGTTCTAATTCCCAGGTAATGAGTATCGTTGTCTTACAGATTAGAGTTGTATCTGTTAACAGCTTAAATTCTTCTCATATCCACCTTGTACTTGCACCGACTCTGGCCACTTTATAGCTGTGCAGAATGGTTACTCCCACCCCTGCAAATGGGGGTTGGGCTTTAGCAAACATTTGACTATCAGGGCATTAGATTTCGTGCAATAATCTGGAGACGATGATTGTTTTAGTTCATTTACATGTTTGTTAGAGCAAAAAAGACAAAGATTTCAAGAGGTTTTTCATGTTAAATCTCATTCAAGTTACTCGACTGTAGGTTCTGCTGTGGGATTGGAGAAGTTCAAAACAGCTAGCCTGCTTAGAGGATTCCCACATGGATGATGTAACACAGGTACACATTACTGTATGGAGTTTTACATGTTCTCCACTAAGACAAAGCCTAACTCGCATACTGCCATTACTTAATTGCCATCTGTACATTTCCCACTCAGGAGGCATGTAACCTAAAccttctatcttttcaatgaaatgaaacgcaaaggttttttgcgttttctcgaaaaaaaaattccCACTCTTGTGCTCATATTATGCAATTTAGCTCCACTTAAGTGGCAAATGGGAAAAATTCCAATCATTCGTCGTTGAACTTTATTTCATATTCCAGTTCATTTTTTTTTACTGTAATTTACTCTCAAGCCAGGAACCTTTCATGCATGCTTGTGTGGAATAATGCTATTTTATCGGGAAACTTTTGGTTCATCTCAGAAACTGTATATGCATTATCCATAGGGCACTGCTGGTAGTGGAGAGCGCCACACTGAACCTTTCAATATGGAACCTGAGTTACCTCACATACTCCGAAAAGCTTGACCCCAGCTTAAGTAATTTGACAAACAATCATGGTCTTGATTAACAGAACAATTTGTGTGAGAAAAAAAATCTTCTGTATAAAGTTTATAAATAAAATTGGTTCCAGCGTTACTTCTTGAGACTTGTAATCTTTGTAGTTCTGTTTGATATTATGTCTCCTTGCACCTACTGTTATTTGATGCCTATTTTTTTTGGTAAATTAATTGTTGGAAAACTGATGGGCTCAGATATCCTTAAGGCTCTGTTTGGATGTTTGTATTGGGAAACATGGCATTATATTGGCTTGAATGTCAATATCTCAAGATATTGATATTGAGATTGAATATCAATATTTCTGTTCGGATGTTCTGATATTTGAAACCCAAACTTGATATTGAGGTTGAATGGCAAAACTTGTTTGGATGGTGAAAGTGACGAATTGCATTTGCATGAGAGTGTGACCATTATACTGAATATATTTAAATAATTCTATCTTATATATCAATAAgaataataaaaaataaaaggtaGATTCCAATATTACAACATTCTTCAATTTTCTGTGAGCTAAAGGATGCATGCATATGATTCAACATTCATCAATACTACAGAAAATCTGCATATCGACCACGGCTCTGTACATACCAAAAAGTTAAAATTGTCATATACGTGCTCTGTCCCACAACCTTCCCCTGGGCAGAGGTCCGTCTCAACAAATGAATCAAATCCACCTCAAGAGATGCATCAAAGCAACCACCGCCTGTAGGACAGAGAAAGAATAGAGTGGACAGAGATGTCGTACAGGGGATTCACCATCGTACCTTGAACAATCAGCGGCAGGAGGTCGGGGATCCGGCCGGGGAGAAAATTGGAATCCGGTGGCGTGCGGGGTGCTTCTTGAGGTCAACAGACCTGCCGGGGAGCGGCGACATCTCGGTTGGTCGTCGTCGTGTTCCTCTATTCGGTTGTGAGGACGCCCATTCCTGCAGTGGGGGAAAACGGGTGAGTGGTAGAGGTGGGGGCGCCGAGGGACGGAAGGAGGACAGAGTCGGCGGTGTCCTGCCTCgccggaggcgaaggaggagggtgAGTGGTGGCAGCAGGAGACTCCCTGCGTGGGtgctctcgagggtttcagctagCAAGGAGATAGAACGagggagcgagcgaggaggaaaaCGTTTCGTGTTCCGAATAACTCACGATGTCGAGCTCCAGACCAGTACATTCGCGAGGGAGCTGCCTAGGCCAAAAAAACTCCACCACAATATTTGGCCCGAATGCACAGCCCTTCAATGCCTAGGCCACCCAAACGCTTGGAATTCGGGATATTCGGGCCTGTACAATGCCAATATCCAATACCAGGCCCGAATGCAAACATTCAAACACATTCTAAAGGCTATCTGAATGTGACAATACTAAGCAAGTTTGTCAATTATTTCGTGCATACGGATATCGTTTACAGTAATTATGATGGCAGTTAGTGTTCTCACATACTTTTGTTTTCTTGACTAGTTGATGAGATTACTGTCCTAAATATTCATGCTTATGTATTGACTTCATATCAACTACTTGATATTTATCCACTACAATTTTTTGATTGGGTGATTACTAGTCATTGTTGTGATGATTTTTCACTCTTTTCGGACAGGTTCGATTTGCACCAAATCAACAAAGTAAACTCGTTTCTGCGGCAATTGATGGATTAGTATGCGTCTTTGACACTGATGGTGATATCGATGAGGACAATGATTTACTATCGGTATGTGGTAGTTGTCTTTAAATACTTAGGGAACATTTTTTGTCTATTTGTTGAAGGTTATCAGTTTAATATGTTGTTAACTTGAGTACTAGGTTTGCTAACTTGAGTACTAGGTTTGCTTACAACATTATGCTCATTAAGATTTTTTTACATAATGATTCTCCCTAAAGTTACCACATTATGTCTATCAATTTTTTGTTGATGGGCTTTCTATATTTTTTGATGTTCCCTAGGTTATGAATGTGGAGACTTCTGTTGCTAAGGTGGGTTTTTATGGAAATATGTATCAGAAGCTTTGGTGTTTGACACATATTGAAACATTAAGGTAATTTCTTTCCACATGATGCTGCAAATGATTCTGTTAAATTATTCAGTTCGCAGAATAATAATAACAACCAAATCTGCCTTTTAGCCTTTCCAAACTGGGACAGAGATCCAAAAAGTATTTGGAAAAGGTAACGGAGAAGTATTTACCAGGAAAAGACACGAAAACATAAGTTTTGTTTCTGGTGCAAACGGAAACTAAATTGAAATTGCTGAAACTCCCTAATTTGGAATTTACGTACTGTAGAGGCTAGGCTTGAGGCAGGCACTAGACCTGTACCCATGTAACAGAACAAAGAACGATGGAGAGGGGAGATATAGGATTTGGCCCAGGCTGTGTGTTACGAGAGAAGATACAAATACATGGCCGTGGGAATTTGACCTGTCCAGCAATGAGGATGTATTTTGAAAATTAAATAGGTGAAAACTCATGGTCTACATTGCTGTTATTGGTTGTACATGATCATGGTGGCCCTTTTGTTCTGACAAATATCCGGTCAGCATTCGGTTCCGATAGTATTTCTGTTCGTTTTTTGTAGCCAGAGCTTCTGAATTAATGTCCGTTTCTGGTGAAAAGTCCAGAATCAAAAAAGGTAGAGCCTGGTTCTGACCGGTTCTGTTTCATGTTCACCATTATTATTACGACATTCTATCTAACTTGTTTGACATAACAAGCACACAGGTCTATAATTATGATGTTTGCTATTTAATTACCACAGCACTTGGGACTGGAATGACGGGACTAGAGAATTGAATGTAGAGGATGCTCGTTCATTGGCCACTAATAAGTGGAACCTTGACCATGTGAGTATCCAAGACTGCTTAACCTATCTTGCACATTCTGTGCTCCTGTTTTCTCTTGATAGTTTTCACTGCACAGCAGCATTAAGAAGTTCCAATACTTGTTTTTAATGTATGCCAGGTGGACTATTTCGTTGACTGTCACTACTCTCTCCCTGATGACCGGTTATGGGTGATCGGTGGCACAAATGCCGGGACACTGGGTTACTTCCCTGTAAAAACTGATCCTGCAGGAGGAGCAATTGATTCGGCGGAGGCTGTCCTTGAAGGAGGCCATACTGGAGTTGTCAGGACCATCTACCCAGCTGGAAGCAGTCTCGAGAGGCTTGGCCAGCACAGGGGTATCTTTGGGTGGACAGGAGGCGAAGATGGTCGACTGTGTTGCTGGCGCTCTGACGATATCGTGGAGACAAAGAAGTCTTGGATCTCTAGTACGCTCGTATCACGGGTGGAGAAGCGAACCAAAGGCCGACATCAGCCCTACTAACCTTCCAAAATGTCCGATCTCTATCTAAAATCCGAAACCTGTTGTCCCCAGACCGTAACTGGAGACCATGAATGACATGTGGAAAATAGTCCGCAACTGAGGAACAAAGCCCCTCAAGTAATCCCTGTAATCTAAAAGCATGTGGTGAATTTTCAATCCTGTAGTAAGAAAACCTGGTCGGAGGCGAACTCATCCATGTGAGATTTTTTGTGTTTAGAAGGGAAGCAATAGTGCCTGAGCTCATTTTGCGTGCCAACTGTTGCTGCTGTTTAGCATTTCACTGTCGCTTGTTGTATTATTGCTATTTCGTAAGAACTGTGTGGTCTATTATTATAAATGTGATGTTGGTACTCGCGACGATCTTTTTGACTTGGCGACTTTTGTTTCATGGGGTAGTGCTACTTCGTCTTGTACTATCGTACTGTCTTTGGACTAGCCCGGTGTGGAGGAGTTCAAACTGTGCTTGTTGTTCGCAACGAGTAGTTGTCGTCTTGTAATTAAAATTCTACCTTCTATAAAAAAAATGGTGTGTCTTCAGCGTACTCTCGAAACAAGAAGATCAAAACCACCAATCACCACCACTGCTGATCTACCTACACCTGTGATACGTTGATTTCTACGTTAGCCACGACTGCATCATTAACAAGTGTGGAAGAAATATCGACTGCGGTTTCGTTCCCATGGCATGAACATCACTTCGAATTGTGAGACACCATCAATCAGCTGTAAATCGTCCTCTTCTTTCTTCCCGTTCTTAATCCTCATGTCAAACTTAAGTAGGAGATCGCTTAGGCCCAGCCATTTCGATGAGATAGCCCAGTAAAATTCTTATTATTTTGGTACTGCTCGTAGCAACACATTAATTAATTCTTTGTCACATGTACTCTAGAAACATCATACCTCGTAAAATAGCATAATACAAAAGCAATTTTCAGTCTATTGCAACGACCCCAACCACCTAGGCTTGCATGCTTATTCACGCCACCGCCAAACCACCTCATATTATCGGCATATCTTTCTTTATTATCGCTGGTTTCACCATCTTCTTTTACGGCCATCCTCTCATCCTTGGTGCAACAAACTTTTGCTTTGGTCTGACAATTATCCTTGTCATCGTATCTCACCCCTATCACACGTCCAACATCACCCCTGCATTGTCATATACTCATATGTGTCGTCTCACGGGGTACATATACAATGCTAGCAACTCATAAACCCTAACTCCGGTGTAACATCAGCGTCACAATATCATCACATTAGAGAATCACAAGGAAGATAAAGACGGATTCCTTCTCTCGGGAGCATGGGCAGAGCTATGTGGGTACAAATGTACACCCATTAATTTTGGCAAAAGGCTTGGATTACATGTGTCTAGAGCATTGTAGATAAAATCAATGAGGAAATCCAAGTATAATTCGATGTTCAGGGTGGTATGTACACACATTGAGTGGATGCTAGCTCCACCGCTGCTCGGGAGTAGTGTGCAAATGGGTTGTCGATATTCGGTTGCGATGCATGCTTGTTAGTGTGTAAATGGGTTGTCGACACACAACCATGTAGTACAAACTGTGTGGTGCCATCTTTAGTAACATTGCATCTTTCTTTCGACAAGAGTCTGCATACTTGAGTAATACACCCAAAAACTTGTAGTTCATGCCATCCATGTTCAGTGTCTATCATGCTCTGATCTCTTGGTGTTGCttaaataaagaaagaaaaaaagatccTGAATAGAGTAAGGAAACTGCTTGGCAATTGCAAATGCAACTTGGCTTGGACGAAACTCTGCTTGCTCAGCCGAGGTTTCTGGATCCTTCACGTAGCCTCCTAGTCCACGTGGGCCCACCGTCAGTCACCGCGTACTCGGTCTTATATATATACTatagaaaaaacaaaacaaaacaaaatcgcGAGAAAAATCGAAAGAAATCGAAACCTCTTCCTTCCTTGAGTTTGGAATTCCCCATCCGTCGCCGTCGGCTAGCTAGGTCTCCACCGATCGCCATgtcttcgtcctcgtcggccctgccgccgccgccgccgccgccgccacagcgcTACTACTGCCACCAGTGCGACTGCGCCGTCCCCATCCCCGCCCCTGCCTCCCCCGACGACGACGTCTTCTGCCCGCTCTGCGCCGGTGGATTCGTCGAGGAGCTCCTCGACCAAAACCCTAgctccccaccgccgccgccgccgccttcgcagTCACCCTTCTTCCCCTTGTCCAGCTTCCTCGACCTCCGCCACCCCAGCGACCTCGCGGGCGTCCTCGGGCCCCCATCCCCGTCCGCGccccgcgcctccgcctccgcctccgccgcccagTTCGACGTCACCGACTTCCTCCACGGCCACCTCGGCGGCATCCTCTCCGGCGGGGCCACCATCCAGATCGTCCTCGAGGGCTCCTCCTTCCCCGCCGGAGCagtcttcggcggcggcggcgccggggggCTCAACCTCGGCGACTACTTCATGGGATCCGGCCTCGAGCAGCTCATCCAGCAGCTGGCCGAGAACGACCCCAACCGCTACGGCACCCCGCCCACCGCcaaggccgccgtcgccgcgctccCCGACGTCGCCGTCTCCGCTGACATGATGGCTGCCGACGGGGGCGCCCAGTGCGCCGTCTGCATGGACGACTTCGAGCTCGGCGCTGCTGCCAAGCAGCTCCCCTGCAACCACGTCTTCCACAAGGACTGCATCCTCCCCTGGCTCGAACTGCACAGCTCCTGCCCTGTCTGCCGTCACGAGCTGCCCACCGACGACCCCGGCTATGACAACCGCCAGGCCTCTGCCGCTCCTGCCGCTGTGGCGCCGGCATCCCCTGGTGCCCCTTCGCCGAGGGTGATGGAGAGAAGGTTCAGGATATCGCTGCCTTGGCCTCTCAGGGCCGCGTTCGGTGGACATGCCGCCGATAGCGGCGATCCAGGCAGCCAGGACGCCGCCGATGGTTCTGGAGACAACAACGATGCACATCGCTCCTACGATGATCTCGACTGAAGTGCTTGCAAGAAAGAGGGGAACCGAGGGATGACGAGGTATTACCTCGCAATTCCATTATTAGGATATTTCATTATTAGGGATGATTGCCATCACCATGTGTCGCTGATTCAGTTGAGAAAATACCTTGTATGGCTTTCTCTTGTTAACAATTATTGTTTGATCAAGCTTGAGTTTAGTATCCTCAATTTAGATTCTACTATTTACCTACTAGTTTAATTAAGAACTGGAGAGTGATGGTTGTCAAGGGGAACTGTTAATTTGGTCTAGACGATGCTAAATGTTTGTTTCTGTCTGTCGTCCATGCTAGTCAGACCATAGGAAAATGTCTATTATGCGCTCATCCTGCAGTTGAAGTTTTGATTTAACCGTGTAGGCTGGCCAATGACATGTGTAAAATGTCTAGCTGTATGATTAGGCTGTCTTTATCTAGCTGTTATAGAAGCATGCAAGGGAAAAAGTTTTATAGTGCGGAGAAATGTGTACCAATGCATTTGTTGATCAGGATGTTTGTTATTCTTCTCTTGTTGATTGTTTGGTTCAAGCTTACATGCCCCTCTTCAGGTAGACAGCATTGAACTGTATAGGCCTGTTTGAAAGGAATGCCTGGCTTGATCTGGATGTTAGGGCCACAGTGACATCTATCAATAGTGATACTGCATTTGCTATAATTATATGGGATGCTATTTGACTATTTTTAGGTTCaatataaacaaaacaaaaaacaagtaaTTTTTATATGTTCTTACTATGACGCAGTAGGTTTTTAAATCCTCCACACAAGAAAATGTCATCTATTCATCTGAAAAAACAAACATCTGTTTGGAATAAGATGTTTGGGGGTTAttggatggctatgatgtgataTAGTTATAGTATGATATAACGTCTGAGGTTCTGAGCATGGAAATACATTGATTTCACCCAATTTTAAGTTTGCACTTCACCATCCAATGTCCATGCACTTGGGTTGTTGCTTGATTAACTCTGGTTAGTCCATGCTTTTAAAAGGGTCAGGTTGTTGGAACCCAAGAAGAAGTTGTGAACTTCACTAATTCAGCATCACGCCACTGAATACAATCTGCACGGAGTTCAGCGATTTCACCTCTTTCTAGCGGGCCATGATATATAGTTACCATGTTCTGATTTTGCTTCTTAAAAACAACCGTGTTATGTATTGCTGGATGTTGCTTGTCTTTCGCGCATCGCTACATTTGTTATatctgtgcattgcattgcagtccaaatttgaggaatagaaGCTGACgagtggtgtttgttgttgtgTACTTCAGGGCTGCTGCCAGGAAGAAGTGGCCGATGTCTGGATGAAATAGGAGTCGACCTGAAAGGAAGACAAGACTTTGTTGTTGGATGCTTTTTGGTGTCACTGTCGTCTGTTCCCCTCTTGTGTGTAGAGAAGAACTAGAGAGATTCTTTTGTTGCATCTTCCTTCCTGCTTTGGTGGGCTGATGACTGTACTGGAAGCTCATTTCTGTTATTGCCAAGGAAGTGCCAACCCTGAAACCTATATATATACATGCACTGAAGTATGAATCAATGTCTGCATATGAAAATTGTTATACTGCTTTTAGCGATTGCGAATACAAACAGAGTCTATAGTAGGTGCCCAGATGCAGTTTTTTTTTAGCTTAATGAAGTGTTCTTCTGCTTGTTGTTTCAATGTGGTGATTCCTGTCCACCCATCGACACAGGCACAACGGATACATGCACACCGTTTAACTAGGTCCACTGCGTCAATGTAGTCTATGTGGCACTACCTTTTTGTTTCAGCTCGTCTTGAgtcatttgatttgatttgattatATTATTTTCTATTTCATCAAATTTCGAATGTTTACATGTAATTTACAACCTACATGCATGTATTTTACAATGCATACACCTGTAAATTACATGTATATATGTGTTAACGATCGTGTAAATGGGATGTAATTTGTGTCACATAAGAAATGATACTCCTACAAAAAAAAGTAAGCGGCccaaaaatattcaaaatgaagAATAATCGGCTGTTAAATGGCAAAACCGCAAAAGCCTAAAAGTCATCCTATTTTCGAAAGACTGT contains the following coding sequences:
- the LOC124667932 gene encoding WD repeat-containing protein GTS1-like; translation: MEGGCDTAAGTAMEVEAEASQLSAGFSGSLTPNPAGSSVASSTTRRLGLRNSIQTNFGDDYVFQIASCQEISTLAVSLSTNALKFYSPATGQYMGECTGHTGTIHEISFSTPSSPQVICSCSADGTIRAWDTRSFKQISLLNGGASREMFSFSFGGSSGNLLASGSNSQVLLWDWRSSKQLACLEDSHMDDVTQVRFAPNQQSKLVSAAIDGLVCVFDTDGDIDEDNDLLSVMNVETSVAKVGFYGNMYQKLWCLTHIETLSTWDWNDGTRELNVEDARSLATNKWNLDHVDYFVDCHYSLPDDRLWVIGGTNAGTLGYFPVKTDPAGGAIDSAEAVLEGGHTGVVRTIYPAGSSLERLGQHRGIFGWTGGEDGRLCCWRSDDIVETKKSWISSTLVSRVEKRTKGRHQPY
- the LOC124704507 gene encoding E3 ubiquitin-protein ligase RING1-like codes for the protein PPPPPPQRYYCHQCDCAVPIPAPASPDDDVFCPLCAGGFVEELLDQNPSSPPPPPPPSQSPFFPLSSFLDLRHPSDLAGVLGPPSPSAPRASASASAAQFDVTDFLHGHLGGILSGGATIQIVLEGSSFPAGAVFGGGGAGGLNLGDYFMGSGLEQLIQQLAENDPNRYGTPPTAKAAVAALPDVAVSADMMAADGGAQCAVCMDDFELGAAAKQLPCNHVFHKDCILPWLELHSSCPVCRHELPTDDPGYDNRQASAAPAAVAPASPGAPSPRVMERRFRISLPWPLRAAFGGHAADSGDPGSQDAADGSGDNNDAHRSYDDLD